From Struthio camelus isolate bStrCam1 chromosome 7, bStrCam1.hap1, whole genome shotgun sequence, a single genomic window includes:
- the LOC104144339 gene encoding uncharacterized protein, which produces MLHLFLLSCVRVQAFLTAIFQVVIEFHFHNLQGMSQGRGPSSRAVSQRAGAQIEGRPVGGGMDLSHGSGRAYRTSQGKRKLKAVMHLSRVAVSAHKPVRRAGSARSPWKKAKIFPMILQKVKGSRKDSSYAKLLSARQVDGDESVIIKGNYFQKSTDGRPSMRKLNHVLKRISVSRKIQGPTSKESVHARGKGEEEYGGEETKSGVSINITAESEHKESDDERKKKTRRKYTSDDESSVKSGSSASGSEDKDYLKVTLDQDEATESTVDSDEEDGHDFGDSEDADSGSSSSSDSEEGSSEEEDDEEDSESDEDDSQSNCSSVQGSFSRSGPSESSSSRSTERSSVRSAGSRGGARRSSQKSAVSSHASGSERDTRYRKVSRSSYTSKTSSASLEIEDTIEEVSEEDEETDVERVRAISDETAENVAGKTVPERSSANAKTATAKENEKGKSGVNSEDSVDESTEEVATDASDGEETISKNESSCLDSEISVASKGTEGTKSTTSATSGKTDASCDTENQSSDTNVKRRKMRKKTSLENSESRSEETPDTGATESETTGDSTAF; this is translated from the coding sequence ATGTTGCATTTGTTCCTCCTCTCTTGTGTTAGGGTACAAGCTTTCCTAACAGCTATCTTTCAAGTCGTAATCGAGTTCCATTTTCATAATTTGCAGGGAATGAGTCAAGGCAGAGGTCCTTCAAGCAGAGCAGTAAGCCAGAGAGCAGGGGCTCAAATAGAAGGTAGACCTGTAGGTGGTGGGATGGATCTCAGTCATGGTTCTGGAAGAGCATACAGgaccagccaggggaaaaggaaacTAAAAGCAGTAATGCATTTAAGTCGCGTAGCAGTCAGCGCTCACAAGCCAGTACGAAGAGCTGGGTCTGCTCGTTCTCCGTGGAAGAAAGCAAAGATATTCCCCATGATCCTGCAGAAAGTAAAAGGCAGTAGGAAAGATTCCAGTTACGCCAAGCTCCTGTCTGCTCGCCAAGTGGACGGTGACGAAAGCGTGATTATCAAGGGAAATTACTTCCAGAAATCAACCGATGGCAGACCTTCCATGAGAAAACTAAACCACGTGTTAAAACGCATTAGTGTCTCCAGAAAAATTCAGGGGCCTACTAGCAAAGAATCGGTCCAtgcaagaggaaaaggagaggaagaatacggaggagaggaaacaaaatcAGGTGTTTCAATAAACATCACAGCAGAAAGCGAACACAAGGAGAGTGatgatgagaggaagaaaaagacgAGAAGAAAATACACCTCAGATGATGAATCATCAGTGAAGAGCGGTAGCTCTGCCTCAGGGTCAGAAGATAAAGACTATTTGAAAGTAACACTGGACCAAGATGAAGCCACCGAAAGTACCGTGGACTCTGATGAAGAAGATGGGCACGATTTTGGTGATTCTGAAGATGCCGACTCGGGATCCAGCTCTAGTAGTGACTCTGAGGAGGGCTCATCTGAGGAGGAAGACGACGAGGAAGACTCTGAAAGCGATGAAGACGATAGCCAATCAAATTGCTCCTCCGTGCAAGGTTCGTTCAGCAGATCAGGGCCTAGCgagtccagcagcagcagaagtactGAAAGGTCAAGTGTCAGAAGTGCAGGGTCTCGTGGAGGAGCAAGGCGCTCCAGCCAGAAGTCAGCAGTTAGTTCCCATGCATCCGGGAGTGAGAGGGACACCAGGTACAGGAAAGTGTCAAGATCCAGCTATACGAGCAAAACATCCTCAGCCAGTCTTGAAATAGAAGACACGATAGAAGAGGTGtcagaagaagatgaagaaacagaCGTGGAGCGGGTCAGGGCAATCTCCGATGAGACGGCGGAGAACGTAGCTGGTAAGACTGTTCCTGAAAGGTCTTCTGCCAATGCAAAAACTGCTACTGCTAAAGAAAACGAGAAAGGAAAATCGGGTGTTAATAGTGAAGATAGCGTGGATGAAAGCACAGAAGAGGTTGCTACAGATGCCAGTGACGGGGAGGAGACGATCAGCAAGAACGAATCTAGTTGCCTAGACAGCGAAATCAGCGTTGCTTCCAAAGGTACCGAAGGGACAAAAAGCACAACTAGTGCTACTTCTGGTAAAACCGATGCTTCCTGTGATACTGAGAATCAAAGTTCTGACACCAacgtgaaaagaaggaaaatgagaaaaaagacgTCCCTGGAAAACAGTGAGTCTCGGTCAGAGGAGACCCCGGATACTGGTGCTACAGAGTCGGAGACCACCGGTGATTCTACAGccttttag